A portion of the Paenibacillus marchantiae genome contains these proteins:
- a CDS encoding FadR/GntR family transcriptional regulator, with translation MSSTFSFRFEKVSTKKVSEFIREQLEEAIILKELMSEEQLPSERELAEIFNASRITVREALSTLEDKGLIEKRVGAKGGTFVLPLTANSHKRTREEIKRDWEQMLKVFEYRTIIEPEAAFLAAERITAGELELLEAYMEQSIEPHCTREWFRALDVKFHLTIAKASGNPYCEAAVRQIRTKINPALDLMPYDDRIRSVNHGIHMEILEALKAHDSIKSRETMKRHIEFSADAIYARLVSESDDKEGNEN, from the coding sequence ATGTCCAGTACGTTTTCATTTCGTTTTGAAAAAGTATCTACCAAAAAGGTCAGTGAATTTATTAGAGAACAACTGGAAGAAGCCATCATACTCAAAGAATTAATGAGTGAAGAACAGCTTCCTTCGGAACGAGAACTGGCCGAGATTTTTAATGCAAGTCGCATTACGGTACGTGAGGCTTTATCTACGTTGGAAGACAAAGGTCTGATAGAGAAGCGCGTGGGGGCTAAGGGTGGAACGTTTGTCTTGCCTCTGACAGCCAATTCTCATAAACGCACAAGAGAAGAAATTAAACGGGATTGGGAACAGATGCTGAAAGTGTTTGAATACCGGACCATTATTGAGCCGGAAGCGGCTTTTCTGGCTGCTGAGCGGATTACCGCAGGCGAGCTGGAGCTGCTGGAAGCTTATATGGAGCAAAGCATTGAACCTCATTGTACAAGGGAATGGTTTCGGGCTCTGGATGTGAAGTTCCATCTAACCATTGCCAAGGCATCCGGGAATCCATACTGCGAGGCGGCCGTGAGACAGATCCGAACAAAAATTAATCCGGCATTGGACCTAATGCCATATGATGACCGAATCCGCTCCGTCAATCATGGGATACATATGGAGATTCTTGAAGCACTGAAAGCACATGACAGCATCAAGTCCCGGGAGACCATGAAAAGACACATCGAATTCTCGGCTGATGCGATCTATGCCCGACTGGTATCAGAATCGGATGACAAAGAAGGGAATGAGAACTAA
- a CDS encoding M20 metallopeptidase family protein, whose product MDQSQLYQRAQALQPQLIAWRRDFHRHPEIGYEEFRTSEIVAKHLESLGLEVTRNVGKTGVVGLLRGETEGPTFALRADMDALPIQDQKSAEYSSQVEGKAHLCGHDAHTTILMGAAELLTSLGRPKAGNIKFVFQPAEEGLAGARAMIQDGVLENPKVDAIAGLHMTPGQDTGTVGVSKGVAFASADRLVIRVLGKGGHAARPHEGIDAIAVSAQVITALQNLASRMVDPLEPVVVTIGKITGGYMGTAIAPEVEMIGTVRTLSPAIRERMPALIEQVVSGVCSSFGADHEVIYGDGYPVVVNDLGMVDLLAETVDGLEWAKGWSSIPPSTGGEDFAFYCEQIPGVFFRLGSGNEEERTRYPLHHPMFDLDETVMPYGVGMLSAVALEYLARHTTS is encoded by the coding sequence ATGGACCAATCACAACTATATCAACGTGCACAAGCATTGCAGCCCCAACTCATTGCCTGGCGGAGAGATTTCCATCGCCATCCGGAAATCGGCTATGAAGAATTCAGAACGTCAGAGATCGTAGCCAAACACTTGGAAAGTCTGGGTCTTGAAGTGACGCGTAATGTCGGAAAAACCGGAGTTGTAGGCTTGTTGAGAGGAGAGACAGAGGGCCCCACTTTTGCACTTCGGGCAGATATGGACGCATTGCCTATACAAGATCAGAAGTCGGCTGAGTACAGTTCGCAAGTAGAAGGCAAGGCGCATCTGTGCGGGCATGATGCACATACAACCATTCTGATGGGAGCGGCGGAGCTGCTAACGAGCCTCGGCCGACCGAAAGCGGGCAACATCAAATTTGTGTTTCAGCCTGCGGAGGAAGGATTGGCAGGTGCACGTGCCATGATTCAGGATGGAGTACTTGAGAATCCGAAAGTGGACGCGATTGCAGGATTGCATATGACTCCGGGACAAGATACGGGTACCGTCGGGGTAAGCAAAGGTGTGGCGTTTGCCTCGGCAGACCGTCTGGTGATTCGGGTACTTGGCAAGGGTGGACATGCTGCGAGGCCGCATGAAGGTATCGATGCCATTGCCGTATCTGCTCAGGTCATCACTGCACTACAGAACCTGGCTAGTCGTATGGTAGACCCGCTGGAGCCGGTTGTGGTAACGATCGGTAAAATAACTGGAGGCTACATGGGAACCGCCATTGCACCGGAGGTTGAGATGATCGGCACGGTTCGAACACTCTCCCCTGCCATTCGTGAACGCATGCCAGCCTTGATTGAACAGGTCGTAAGTGGTGTGTGCAGTTCGTTCGGGGCGGACCATGAAGTCATCTATGGTGATGGCTACCCCGTTGTGGTTAACGATCTGGGCATGGTGGACCTGCTTGCGGAGACCGTTGATGGACTCGAATGGGCGAAGGGATGGAGTAGTATTCCGCCATCTACGGGTGGCGAAGATTTCGCATTCTATTGTGAACAGATTCCGGGTGTTTTCTTCCGATTGGGTTCAGGGAACGAGGAAGAGCGAACCCGTTACCCGCTTCACCATCCGATGTTCGATCTGGATGAGACGGTCATGCCTTATGGTGTAGGCATGCTGTCCGCCGTAGCGCTTGAATATTTGGCAAGACATACAACTTCTTAG
- a CDS encoding ABC transporter substrate-binding protein translates to MKKRQWTSMWITLLAVVLVLSACGGKSTDSNSASSESGSGTVASTTLTIAAATDIESFDPHNNNNTSSEAVLVNVYDYLIKNDSEQKKVPGLATSWEQVNDTTWRFKLREGVTFHNGDPFTSADVKYTLERVAKDSTLKQNSYFKNIVEVKAIDEHTVDIITDGPDPLLLNRLSKMGAGILPAKYIKDNGFDKFLKQPVGTGPYKFSKWTKDDRVEVVKNENYFDGEPKWNEVVFRVIPEASTRVSELLAGGVDIAASIPSTDIARIEGEADKKIVKAPIQRVLQLIFRQTEGSVTADPKVREAIDLAIDKQGIVDSIAGGAGIVTRTSVTPGNFGADPSLYKTSLYDQEKAKQLLQEAGYAEGEAEMTISVSSQYKEPAEVVAAMLEQVGFKINLDVLEPSAFSERYSSKSFKEIFMIGIGNSLFDASNNYNRYMLEEAKGESDYNNPEVEKLLQSALINMDPASREKEYQQVQQILAEDRPAVYLYQMEGVYGTDSRVNFKPRSDEMFYADEITPAQ, encoded by the coding sequence ATGAAAAAAAGACAATGGACTAGCATGTGGATCACATTATTGGCTGTAGTACTGGTACTGAGCGCTTGCGGTGGTAAGAGTACGGATAGCAATTCGGCATCCAGTGAATCTGGCAGCGGTACTGTTGCCAGCACTACACTTACAATCGCAGCTGCTACGGATATTGAGAGCTTTGACCCGCACAACAACAATAATACATCCAGTGAAGCAGTACTGGTCAACGTATATGATTATCTGATCAAAAATGATAGTGAACAGAAGAAGGTTCCAGGTCTCGCGACTTCATGGGAGCAAGTGAATGACACCACATGGCGCTTTAAGCTCCGTGAAGGCGTGACCTTCCATAACGGTGATCCATTCACATCAGCAGATGTGAAGTATACACTGGAGCGCGTAGCTAAAGACAGCACACTGAAACAAAACAGCTACTTCAAAAACATTGTTGAAGTGAAAGCGATCGATGAACATACGGTAGATATTATTACAGACGGACCAGATCCGTTGCTGCTTAACCGTCTGTCCAAAATGGGGGCAGGCATCTTGCCAGCAAAATATATTAAGGACAATGGGTTCGATAAATTCCTGAAACAACCGGTTGGCACAGGTCCATACAAATTCAGCAAATGGACAAAAGATGATCGCGTTGAAGTGGTGAAAAATGAAAATTACTTCGATGGTGAACCGAAATGGAATGAGGTTGTATTCCGTGTCATCCCGGAAGCTTCCACACGTGTATCGGAACTGCTGGCTGGTGGTGTTGATATCGCAGCATCCATACCGTCGACAGATATTGCTCGCATTGAAGGCGAAGCAGACAAAAAGATCGTCAAAGCACCGATTCAGCGTGTACTTCAGTTGATTTTCCGCCAAACAGAGGGCAGCGTCACAGCTGATCCGAAGGTTCGGGAGGCCATTGATCTGGCGATTGACAAGCAGGGCATTGTAGACAGCATTGCCGGAGGTGCAGGTATTGTGACTCGCACATCCGTAACGCCTGGCAACTTTGGGGCAGATCCTTCGTTGTACAAAACATCGCTTTATGATCAAGAGAAGGCGAAGCAACTGTTGCAGGAAGCAGGTTATGCAGAAGGTGAAGCGGAGATGACCATCTCGGTATCCTCTCAATACAAAGAGCCTGCCGAAGTCGTGGCAGCGATGCTGGAGCAAGTGGGCTTCAAAATTAACCTGGACGTGCTGGAACCAAGCGCTTTCAGTGAACGTTACAGTTCCAAGTCATTCAAGGAAATCTTCATGATCGGAATTGGTAATTCCCTCTTTGATGCTTCAAATAACTACAATCGTTACATGTTGGAAGAGGCCAAAGGTGAGTCGGACTATAACAATCCGGAAGTGGAGAAATTGCTCCAGTCTGCACTGATCAACATGGACCCGGCTTCCAGGGAGAAAGAGTACCAGCAAGTACAGCAAATTCTTGCTGAAGATCGCCCAGCTGTGTATCTGTACCAGATGGAAGGGGTTTATGGTACCGATAGCCGTGTGAACTTCAAGCCGCGTAGTGATGAAATGTTCTATGCTGACGAGATTACACCTGCACAGTAA
- a CDS encoding ABC transporter permease: MGKYVLKSLLQVIPVLFIVSLIVFILVRVTGDPVALMLPETATAEDRAVLTQALGLDQPLYTQYMKFLGSALQGDFGQSFRYGEPALQLVLERLPASFELAVAAMFFAIVMAVPLGVASAVKRNTFTDLIISGISVIGKAMPNFWMGIMLILLFSVMWGVLPVSGRGGVSHLILPAFTLGVGLAAQMTRLIRSSMLEILSQDYIRTARSKGLGRMVVIGKHAFRNGLIPVVTIMSLQFTSLIGGTLITETVFSWPGLGQLLVVAVNTHDMAIVQAAVFVIAFIVVVTNILTDVAYRLLDPRIKYD, encoded by the coding sequence ATGGGCAAATATGTACTGAAGTCACTACTGCAGGTTATACCGGTTCTGTTCATTGTTTCGTTAATCGTATTTATATTGGTCCGCGTCACGGGTGATCCGGTAGCTCTGATGCTGCCCGAAACAGCTACTGCAGAAGACCGCGCTGTATTAACGCAGGCACTCGGACTGGACCAGCCGTTATACACGCAGTATATGAAGTTCCTTGGCAGCGCCTTGCAGGGAGACTTTGGTCAATCCTTCCGTTATGGAGAACCGGCTTTACAGCTTGTACTGGAACGATTGCCGGCCAGCTTTGAACTGGCTGTTGCAGCGATGTTTTTTGCCATTGTTATGGCTGTACCGCTTGGAGTTGCCTCAGCAGTCAAACGAAATACGTTTACCGATCTGATCATCTCCGGGATATCGGTCATTGGTAAAGCTATGCCGAATTTTTGGATGGGTATCATGCTCATTTTGTTATTTTCCGTGATGTGGGGAGTTTTACCTGTATCCGGCCGCGGCGGAGTATCACATCTGATATTGCCAGCCTTTACGCTAGGGGTAGGGCTTGCTGCACAAATGACTCGTCTGATTCGCTCCAGCATGCTGGAAATTCTGAGTCAGGATTACATCCGTACAGCACGGAGCAAAGGGCTTGGCCGGATGGTCGTGATTGGCAAACATGCGTTTCGCAACGGATTGATTCCGGTCGTGACGATTATGAGTTTGCAGTTCACAAGCTTAATTGGTGGAACATTGATTACGGAGACGGTATTCTCCTGGCCCGGGCTAGGTCAGTTGCTGGTTGTTGCAGTCAACACCCATGACATGGCGATTGTACAGGCCGCCGTTTTTGTCATTGCGTTTATCGTCGTTGTAACCAATATTTTGACAGATGTGGCCTACCGACTGCTTGATCCACGCATTAAATACGATTAG
- a CDS encoding ABC transporter permease: MTGSNEKPIPGAEQEQENVRTPTGLRYIWRQLIISKTGIFGAVLVLLVVLIAICAPLLTGHDPGAVNPLNRLKPPAWLDGGTAEYWLGTDNLGRDMWSRIVYGARVSLIVGMGAVIVSGIIGAILGLLSGFYGKWLDAVIMRVGDAFMAIPTILFMLVVMAIVGPGITTLILVIGVTNWVPFTRVVRSEVLSIKERDFVHAARSIGAKNGRLILKHILPNILSSFIVICGMNVGTTIIMEASLSFLGLGIKPPDISWGGMLSDGRQYVATSWWVATFPGLAITLTVLGVIFLGDWLRDVLDPRTDTNKK, encoded by the coding sequence ATGACAGGCAGCAATGAAAAGCCAATTCCGGGTGCAGAACAGGAACAAGAGAATGTACGTACACCAACAGGACTTCGCTATATCTGGAGACAACTGATCATCAGCAAGACCGGAATATTTGGCGCTGTGCTCGTATTGTTGGTTGTGTTAATCGCCATATGTGCACCTCTGTTAACGGGTCATGATCCTGGTGCAGTGAATCCTCTCAATCGTCTTAAACCGCCAGCTTGGCTTGATGGGGGAACGGCTGAATACTGGCTGGGTACGGATAATCTGGGCAGGGACATGTGGAGCCGAATCGTATATGGTGCGCGGGTTTCATTAATTGTAGGTATGGGAGCAGTCATCGTGTCCGGAATCATTGGTGCTATTCTTGGTCTCTTGTCCGGATTTTACGGAAAATGGCTGGATGCGGTTATTATGCGCGTGGGTGATGCATTCATGGCTATCCCTACGATTCTGTTTATGCTCGTTGTGATGGCTATTGTAGGGCCAGGGATTACGACGCTGATTTTGGTTATCGGTGTGACGAACTGGGTGCCTTTCACCCGTGTGGTCCGCAGTGAAGTGTTGAGTATCAAGGAACGGGACTTTGTACACGCTGCCAGATCAATCGGTGCCAAGAATGGGAGATTGATTCTAAAACACATTCTGCCGAATATTTTATCTTCCTTTATCGTGATCTGCGGTATGAATGTTGGGACCACGATTATTATGGAAGCTTCGCTCAGTTTCCTGGGCCTGGGCATTAAACCACCTGACATTTCCTGGGGAGGCATGCTCAGTGATGGAAGACAATATGTTGCAACAAGCTGGTGGGTGGCAACTTTCCCTGGACTAGCAATTACGCTGACGGTTCTTGGTGTCATTTTCCTGGGAGATTGGCTGCGCGATGTACTTGATCCACGTACGGATACAAACAAGAAATAA
- a CDS encoding alpha/beta hydrolase family protein, producing the protein MNKKPILPQDLVHYRWVSQPVMNQDGQVAYVEQTIDQQKNEYITQIRGVSLDGSGDKPLTDGVKDSSPSWSPDGTQLAFLRLESGGKGLWTLASGDTKAINLISPERKLLQFVWSPDGQYIAFTSKVVEGKDEAITDKTSKTEKPLKTNESPKVKVTPLRGKVFERTTPKAEGSGWWDGLYSHLFVYEIGNGTITQVTTGSWNVAAPVWSPDGQAISFISKQVQDEGLDADLLYFADVHNVNLASGEQRRVTDSSLQVSQFAYSPDGEQLILIASDREYGSGSHNRLYEVPSSGGIPKQLAPDVDLQLGNAALGDMKSASPSPSPLMDDHHAQRKAYVLGTQGGNVDVYQITEDGYCQAVTGSGEKDVYQYTLSPDGKTLVIGALTEDHPGELYRVDMNSGDVFRLTWRNDEFLAGLEVNVPERVEFTSSDGWPIQGWLMKPVMQKSDTKVPMILQIHGGPHAMYTGIFSHEMQTLAAQGYAVLWVNPRGSMGYGQEFARACRGDFAGGDCRDLLEAVDYALATYDFLDETRLGIGGGSYGGVMTNWIVAHTLRFKAAVTQRCISNWLSLYGTSDIGISYVEGVIGGNPTEHADILWARSPLAHAHKIETPLLIMHGEQDYRTPIAQAEELYTTLKRYGKTTKLIRYPGSNHTLLKSGKPSLRVDSFEQVNAWFNQYLKDGEGGA; encoded by the coding sequence ATGAATAAAAAACCGATCTTGCCACAGGACTTAGTTCATTACCGCTGGGTTAGCCAGCCTGTAATGAATCAAGATGGTCAGGTGGCATACGTTGAACAGACGATTGATCAGCAGAAAAATGAATATATTACGCAAATTCGTGGCGTTTCACTTGATGGTAGTGGGGACAAGCCGCTTACAGACGGCGTAAAGGATTCATCTCCTTCTTGGTCACCAGATGGAACACAGCTCGCTTTTTTACGATTGGAAAGTGGGGGTAAAGGCTTATGGACCCTTGCGTCAGGTGATACAAAGGCTATAAATCTCATCTCGCCTGAGCGCAAGCTTTTACAATTTGTCTGGTCCCCGGATGGGCAATATATTGCATTTACAAGCAAAGTTGTGGAAGGCAAAGATGAAGCGATAACTGACAAAACATCAAAGACAGAAAAACCATTAAAGACAAACGAATCACCTAAAGTTAAAGTAACTCCCCTGAGAGGCAAGGTCTTTGAGCGCACGACACCCAAGGCAGAAGGCTCCGGCTGGTGGGATGGTCTGTATAGCCATCTGTTTGTATATGAGATCGGAAATGGAACCATTACACAGGTAACAACCGGATCATGGAATGTTGCTGCTCCGGTATGGTCGCCAGACGGTCAGGCTATTTCCTTTATTTCCAAGCAGGTACAGGATGAGGGGCTGGATGCCGATCTGTTGTACTTTGCGGATGTACATAACGTGAATCTGGCAAGCGGTGAGCAGCGCAGAGTAACGGATTCCAGTCTTCAGGTGAGCCAGTTCGCATATTCACCCGACGGAGAGCAACTGATTCTGATCGCCAGCGACCGAGAGTACGGAAGTGGCAGTCACAACAGACTATATGAAGTGCCGAGTAGTGGAGGTATTCCAAAGCAGCTGGCACCTGATGTTGATTTGCAGTTGGGGAACGCAGCACTTGGGGACATGAAATCGGCAAGCCCATCTCCGTCGCCACTGATGGATGACCATCATGCGCAACGTAAGGCATATGTACTGGGTACACAGGGTGGAAATGTGGACGTGTATCAAATCACCGAGGATGGGTATTGCCAAGCCGTGACGGGAAGTGGGGAGAAGGATGTATACCAATATACCCTGTCACCTGATGGTAAGACGCTGGTCATTGGCGCATTGACTGAGGATCACCCTGGAGAATTGTACCGTGTGGATATGAACAGTGGTGACGTGTTCAGACTCACCTGGCGAAACGATGAATTTTTGGCAGGCTTGGAAGTCAATGTACCTGAGCGTGTCGAGTTTACATCGTCGGACGGATGGCCCATTCAAGGTTGGTTGATGAAGCCGGTTATGCAGAAATCGGACACGAAAGTGCCGATGATATTACAGATTCATGGTGGACCGCACGCCATGTATACAGGCATCTTCAGCCACGAAATGCAGACACTTGCTGCACAGGGATATGCCGTTCTATGGGTAAATCCCCGGGGAAGTATGGGATACGGGCAGGAATTCGCCAGAGCTTGCCGAGGAGATTTTGCCGGGGGAGACTGTCGTGATCTGCTTGAGGCGGTGGACTATGCACTGGCAACATATGATTTTCTGGATGAAACACGTCTTGGTATTGGTGGAGGCAGTTACGGAGGCGTCATGACTAACTGGATCGTAGCTCATACCCTTCGATTTAAGGCAGCAGTAACGCAGCGTTGTATATCCAATTGGTTGTCCCTGTATGGAACCAGTGATATTGGAATCTCCTATGTGGAGGGGGTAATTGGCGGCAATCCGACAGAACATGCAGACATTTTATGGGCCCGTTCTCCCCTTGCTCATGCGCACAAGATTGAAACGCCACTTCTGATTATGCATGGAGAGCAGGATTATCGTACACCGATCGCACAGGCGGAGGAGTT